The Archaeoglobaceae archaeon genomic sequence TAAGGTATTTTATTTGCTCCTCAGTAAGCTTGTCAATCTTAACACCCATTGTTTCAAGCTTTAGCCTTGCAACTTTTCTATCAAGCTCTTCTGGCAATCTGTAAACCCTGTTCTCGAGCTTCTCCCAGTTCTCCGCAATATATCTAACTGCCAAAGCCTGATCTGAGAAGCTCATGTCCATTACTTCTATTGGATGACCATCGCCAGCAACAAGATTCACAAGCCTGCCTTCTGCAAGCAAATAGACTTTTTTATTACCCAAGTCGTATTCTTTGACATTCTTCCTGACTTCTCGAACATTCCTTGCAACCTTTTCAAGAGTGTTTACATCGACTTCGACATTGAAATGCCCAGCGTTTGCCAGAATTGCCCCGTCTTTCATCTTTCTAATATGCTCAAGTCTTACAACGTCTCTGTTGCCCGTAGCGGTTATGAAAACGTCCCCGATTTCGCTTGCTGAGTCCATGTCCATAACGGTAAAGCCGTCCATCAAAGCTTCCAATGCTCTGACCTCGTCAACTTCTGTAACTATAACATTGGCCCCCATTCCCCTGCAACGCATCGCAATTCCCCGCCCACACCAACCATACCCAGCAACTACGACTTTTTTTCCCGCAAGAAGCATGTTCGTGGCTCTCATTATTCCATCTACTGTTGACTGTCCAGTTCCATAGCGGTTATCGAACAAGAATTTTGTAAAAGCGTCGTTTACAGCGATAACCGGAAATTTCAAAGCTCCTTCTTTTTCCATGGCTTTAAGCCTTATAACTCCAGTTGTTGTTTCTTCACTCGCCCCCATAACTTTCTGTTGCCGTTTGTGGAGCTCAAAAATCAGATCTGCACCATCATCCACCACTATGTCTGGCTTGAAGTCCGCCACCTTTGAAATTGCGGAGTAGTATTCTTCAACGCTCATGCCACGTTTTGCATAACACCTTATCCCCATTGAACGCAAAGCTTCTGCAACGTCATCCTGAGTGCTCATCGGATTGCATCCTGTAATCGCAACTTCTGCACCCCCGTCAATTAAGGTTTCCACAAGCACTGCAGTTTTTGCTTCAACATGCAAGGCCATCCCAACTTTTAAACCCTCCAAGGGTTTGTCCCTCTTTAGCTCCTCTCTAATTTTTTCAAGAACTTTCATGTGCTTTTCCGCCCATGCAATTTTGTTAAAACCCTCCATATCTCGTAACCTCCTCAATTCTGTCTTCAAGAAGGGAAATCCAATCTATTTTCCCGGGCTCGAAACCCTCAGTTTCACCTGAAAGGATCTTCTCAATAACATCTGCAACTTCTTCAATTCTAAGCCCAGTCGTGTCAACTTCATAAACCTTCTCACAGTTCTCCAAAGCTTCTACGAGTATTACATCAATTAGCTCTGCTTCAACGTTTTCCATAACCTTATTGTAATCCCATCCACGCTCAATGAGTCTTTTCTTAATCAAAAGTGGATTGCAACGTAAAACTATCGAAATTTCAGGTCTTAACAAATGGGAGAGATGCCCCTCTACGATACCGTCAAATCTGAATTGAGAGAGCTTTTCAACATCTATAATAACTTCTTTTCCCTGCAATATGATGCATTTGTGCATTTCAGCAAATTCCTTAACAGAAATTACTTTATAACCCCGACGCTTTAATTCTTGTGCGACACTGCTCTTACCACAACCCGGAGTTCCTGTAAGGGCAATCATATCAACTCTTTTAGTTTTTCGAGGAAGAAATCGTTTTCATCCGGCTTTCCGACTGTAACTCTGTATCCAGAAACTCCAAAACTCTTACAATCCCTGATTATAACACCTCTTTTCAGCAACTCCTCTGCAAGCCAATCTTTAGACCTGAAAAATATGAAGTTGGCCTGAGAAGGATAAGCCTGAGTGACACCACGGAGCTCTTTAAAGAGTCTCTCCCTCTCTGTTTTAATTCTCTCCACACACCACTTCATCCACTCTAAATCTTCGAGAGAAGCTATCGCAGCCCTTTCTGCAAGAGTTGATACTGGAAATGGAGTTGAGGCAGATCGATAGTATTTTACAAGCCATTCAGGAAGTCTTGCATAACCCACACGGAGGTTTGCAAGACCAAAGGCCTTTGACATAGTTCTCGCAATCACGATATTTTCGAAATCTAAATCCACCTTCGAGTCTGAGAATTCGACGTAAGCTTCATCTACAAACACAATTGCCTTGGTGGATTCTGCAAGCTCCTTAACAAGCTTGAGGTCCTCTGTGTTACCTGTAGGATTGTTTGGAAATGGTAGGATGATGAGCTTAGTCTTATTACTTAGATACTCAAAGATTTTATACGGAATTCGAAAGTTCTCATCTCTTTGAACTCTAATCTCCCGAGCACAGTGTAAACGGGTTAAAATACCGTAATACTGGAATGTAGGCACTGGAATTATTACCTCATCACCTTGATCGATTAAAATTTTGAATAAGGTCTCGAGAATCCCATCTATTCCCGCACCTATAACTATTCTATTCGCATCCCAGCCCGTATATTCTGCAAGCTTTTCTCTGAGCACCTTATACTCCGGGTTGGGATACCTGTGCAGATCGGTAAAATTCCTGACCACTTCGATTGCCTTTGGACTTGCTCCATAGGGATTCTCGTTCGAAGCGAGCTTTACAACTCTCTCGAGACCATAAATCTCTTTGACTTCTTCGATACTTTTTCCGGGCACGTAATTTTCAAACTCGATGCACTTCCTCATTTAACCACTTCTAATTCTATTTTTCTCCAGTTTTCATCAACACCTTTGAGCGAAGTTACAAGAGCTTCAACAACTCTACCAATAACCTTCATCACGAATGGATTAAGGTCGATTTCTTCACCATCCACAACCAATCTGACCTCCATCTTATATCACCCTCCTGAACTCGCTAATGAAGTTCTTTATAACCTCTTCCGTCACGTGAGGCATTAAAACAAATCTTATCGCTTTCGGCTCCCTTATCGTTGATATAACCCACCTCCTTCTGTAAAGCTCCTGCTTTATCTCCTCAGCTTTTTCAGTTTTAAATGCCACAACGTTCATCACGGGCTCTATCACAGGCTCAAATCCGAGCAAAGACATTTCTTCTACGAGAATTCTCGTATTTTTCAAACATCTTTTCACGATCTCCCTCATTCCCTCAAATCCGAGAGATTTAAGAACTGCATATGCCGAAGCCACACCTGTGCCGGGACGAGTTCCCGTTAGGGTGAACTGCATTTTAGACGTTAGATATGGTGTTTCAACTTCCAAGGCCCTCAAAAAGCTGTCATTCTTAAAAAGTATCCCTCCAGCGGGAATCGTCGCCATACCCATTTTGTGCGGATCAATTGTAATCGAAGATACTCCCTCGTTTTGAAAATCAAATGGATATGGTTTTTCCATAAATGGAATGACAAGCCCGCCAAATGCAGCATCCACATGCATCGGTATTACTCTCTCTTCTGCAATTTTCGAAAGCTCTACTATTGGATCTATCTGTCCAAGCTCTGTTGTGCCAGCAATACCGACAACCGCAACCGTTTTGTCATCTACCAACTTCTCTACTTCCGCTAAATCCACTCTATACTCCTCATCCACCCCTGCTCTCCTGATTTCAACACAAAGGATATCACAAATTTTTTCAAATGAAAAATGGGCAGTTTTCGGTATTACGATATTTGGATCTTTTTTTCTTTTTACATTTCTTGCAGCTCTTATGCCCTGAATATTCGCTTCTGTTCCTCCTGAACAGATATATCCTGCACAGTTTTTATTATGTAGTAGTTCTCCAAGCATCGATATTAGCTTCTTTTCAAGTTCAACAGTTCCTGGAAAAATACCGGGATCGCCAAGATTTGTCCCTATGAAAAGCTGATGAGCTTTAACAGCTATTTCATGTGGAACAGTGCACATTGAACTTAGAACTCTCGAATATGGTATATCTTTCTCCCTGAAACTTCTAAGCTCTTCAAGCACATCCATGCTCATAGTTTAGGAAAAAGGTAATAAATAGGTATCTAAAAGATACCGAGTGTGAAAATTGCGGTTCTAATGGGTGGGAAGGGGAGAAGAGTTGGAATGGAAAAAGCTGAAATAAAAATTTGTGGCAAAAAGTTAATTGAAATTGCCATACATAAGTATCAGGAATATAAACCGATTTTTGTCTGTAGAGATGATATTCAGGCTGAAAAATACTCAAAAGAATATGGAGTCAAATGTGTTTGTGATATCTATCGTAACTTCGGAGCTCTCTCCGGCATACATTCTGCCTTGATAAATGCCGGAGATACAGTGGTTGTTGCAATTGACATGCCATTCGTAAAAAAGAGACTTCTGGAGTTTATTTTTGAATTGGGAAAGAAAATTGATTGCGATGCTCTGATACCAAAACATGAGTTTCCAGAACCTTTGCTCGGTTACTACTCAACAAGAGCAATTCCTGAAATAGAGAAATCGATAAAAAATGGTGAAAAGAGCATAATGACTCCCCTAAGCAGACTCAAGACTGTTTTCTATCCCGCTGAAGAGCTTAGAAAGTTTGACAGTTCTTTGATTTCCTTCTTCAATATAAACACTATGGAGGATATAAGGAGAGCTGAGGAAATATGCTCACAGACTCTTTTGGAAGGACAGTGAAAAACTTAAGGATCGCTGTTACAAACAGATGCAATCTGAACTGTATTTACTGTCATCGAGAAGGCGAAAATAACCCGGGAAAGGAAATGAGTGCAGAAAGAATAGCAGAAATAGCCGAGGCCTTTTACGAATTGGGGGTTAAAAAGTTAAAGATCACGGGAGGGGAACCATTGCTAAGAGATGACATATGTGAAATAATTTCATTGATGCCGGAATTCGAAGAAATCTCGCTAACAACAAACGGTATGTTTCTCGATGATGTTGCATTCGATCTCAAGGAGAGCGGCCTTGATAGAGTTAATATAAGTCTCGATACGCTCAATCCCGAGATATTCAGATTCATCACTTCGGGAGGGGACATAACTCGCGTCATAGAAGGAATAAGAAGTGCAGTAGAAGCAAACTTGACCCCAATAAAGCTCAATATGGTTCTAATGAAAAATTTAAATGATATGGAAGTCTTTAAGATGCTTGAATTTGCAAGTTCATTCAATAAAGGGAAGACTAACGTTATTCTTCAGCTAATCGAGCTAATTCCAAATTCAAAGACAAAGGATTTCTATCTAAGCCCAGAAAAGTTTGAGGAGGAATTCTCGAGAATTTCCACAGCAATAAAGATCCGCGATATGCACAAAAGAAAACAGTTTTTTACCCCATTTGGCATTGTGGAAATTGTAAAACCTCTCGAAAACACAGATTTTTGCATGCACTGCAATCGCATCCGAGTTACCTCAGACGGAAAGATAAAACTCTGCCTTATGAGTGATGAAACGGTAAATATCTCAAATTTGTGTGGAGATGAGCTAAAAAGAGCGATAATTGAAGCTGTAAAGTTGAGAAGACCGTTTTTCAGGTAAACTTCACAGCTCTGACTATTTTTCTAACCTTTTCAGCATCAACTTTTCCATGCTTTTTTATATAGCTCCCCACTATAACTCCGTCGCAGTGTTCTGCCAGTTTTCTGGCATTATTTTCATTTAATCCACTGCCAACAAGAATTGGAGCAAATAAATGTTCTCTTGCAAGCTTTAAATCCTCAATATTGGGCTCCATTCCTGTTGCTTTCCCCGTTATTATAAAAGCGTCAGCAAGACTTCTTTCCGCATTTATGAAGTAATCTTCTAGGCTTGCAAAGTGAATCGCATGCTTTACATTTATATCTGCGAATATCATCGCATTGCATTGGATCAATTTTTTATATCTCATTACTTCGCCAACTTCAGGAAGTAGAAACCCCTCAGGTGCTACTGATGGAAAGATTAGCTGGTTCACTCTTACAAAATCAGCCTTAACGGCTTTTGCAATTGCCAACGCCGAGACTGCATCATTTCTTAACACATTTATACCTATGCCGAGATTAGTTGTCTTTTTAATTTCCCATGCTATCACGCTCATGCATGCAACTGTTTCCTTGCCTACAGACTTGAGAAATGGCTTATCGCCATAGTTCTCAACTATAACTGCATCCGCCCCTCCCTCCTCAATAGCCCTCGCATCTCTCAATGCGCTCTCGAGCACATCGTCAAAATTCTCATGCAATGGAGCTCCTGGAAGTGGTTTAAGATGGATTACGCAGATCACTGTCTTTTCCATACAATCTCGCCTCCATAGCGGATTTCAACAATTCTGTGCTGCGGGATTGCGGTTCCACTTTTCAGATAGACAAATTTATGCCCAATTTCGCCAACCTCATCGCCTTTAAACTCTAGAAAACCCTGAAAACGATCCAAATATATCACCACAACTTTAGAAAAATCGTATTCGGGATGCCATCTCAGCCTGTTTAGAATCTCCCTTATGCTATATCTCCTCATCTTTCGCAAATTCGATAAGTTGTCCTTTTAGATTGAACTTGAGGGATTTTTTGACGATTGCCCTGACGAATAAAGGATCGTAGTTGAGAGTTTTTATTATGTGACCGACAGAATTTCTGCCCAATTCTACCTCTTTTCTGATCTTCTCTAAATGCTCCTCCATCTCGTCTTCAGGCATAAATACAATTTCTAATATTTTATTGAATTCCTTTAATGAAACGTAAAAATTGGCAGATATGTGAGTATAGCTCACATGATATTCTTTTTCTGGCTTTCCAGCCGGGTCAGAGGGCATTCTCCATCTAACTTCAAGCATCCCGGCATGCTTTAAAATTCGAAGAGTTTCTTCAAACCCATCTCCAAAGTTTTTTCTGAGTTCGTCTATTGTAAGCCAATTATCAAGCAAAGCAGAATATACTTTCCTGTGATACTCTGAAGACAGTAGCTGGAATATTGGTATCAGTTCCACTATGTCGTTGATAAGCTTCGCCCTTCTCACCATTGTACTATTTTAAATCTCGGGACAATTATACTTTTCCACGAAACGCACAACTTCCCCAACTACCATTAAAGCGGGACTCTCGAAAGATCTTTCCTCAGATGATAGCTGACCCAAAGTGCTGACTGAAACCTTTTGATCCTTTAATGAGCCTTTTTGGATTACTGCCACCTTTGTTTTTTCACTAAAACCTATTCTAATTAGATTTCGTGAAATCTCGGACGCAGAAATTCCGCTCATAAGAACAACTAATGTTGCATTTTTCAGAGTATCGTGATAGTTTTCCACCTCCCTACCGCCTATAACCACGATAGCTTTACCGAAATCCGGATGAGTTAGCGGGATACTTGCACATGCAGGAACCCCATTCACAGAACTCACACCCGGGACTATCTCGAAGGGGATATTATTTGCTTTTAGAAAATCAATTTCTTCCCATAATCTACCGAAAATAGTTGGATCTCCGCCTTTTAATCTTAAAACCTTCTTTCCTTCTTCAGCAAACTTTTTCATCAAATTATTGATCTCAATTTGCCTTTCTTTGCCTTTTCCATCTTTTCCAACGTAAATGGCGGTTTTACCAAGAGTATGAATCAATTTTGTGATCTCTTCCCCTACCAGTCTGTCGTAAAGTATTACATCAGCTTCCTTGAGTAGCTTATAAGCTTTAAGTGTCATTAGCTCGGGATCACCTGGGCCGGCTCCAACTATGTAAACTTTCCCAACCACAAAAAGGTTTTTCTGGTAGACTTAAAGATTTTTTTGAAGCTCATCACAAGACAATGTTCTGCTTATATCCACAGGTAGGACACTTTGTATCTTCCAGATTTATCTTGCCAATATAGAAACCCCTTCTTTCGATTAAAGTCTCTCCACAATTTGGGCAAAAAGTATTCTCGAATCTGTGTCCCCAGACGTTGCCAATATAAACGTATTCAACACCTACATCCTTTGCAATTTTGATTGCCCGCTCCAAGGTTGTGATTGGAGTTGCAATTTTGTCCATCATCTTGAAGTCAGGATGAAACCTCGAAAAATGAACCGGAATCCTTTTGTCCACTGAAACTACCCATTCAGCAAATTCTTTTATCTCGTCTTTGCTGTCATTCTCTTCCGGGATAACAAGATAGGTAATCTCAACAAAAATGCCCTTTTTGTGCATGTATTCCACAGTTCTTAGCACATTTTCGAGTTTTGCCTTGCAAATTTTACTGTAAAAACGCTGAGTAAATGCCTTAACATCAACATTGGCTGCATCCAGCCATTTAAATTGCTCTATTGCTTCGGGGGTCATGTATCCATTGGTTACGTAGACTATAAAATATCCCTGATCTTTAGCCAATCTTGAGGCATCAAGAGCAAATTCATGCCAGATAGCAGGCTCATTGTAAGTCCATGCTAATCCGTCTGCCCCTCTTTCTTGACAAAGTCTCAAAACGTCTTCAGGTTTGAGCTCTTTTAAATATGGGTATGTGAGATCTGCAAACGATATTTCGAAGTTTTGGCAATGATCACATTTAAAATTACAGCTCACAGTTCCAAAAGACAAAACCTTCGAACCGGGTTTATAATTGTGCATGGGCTTTTTTTCTATCGGATCCAGCGCTATGGAAGATGCTAATCCATAGTTGTAGACCATTAATTTCCCATTTTCATTCTTTCTAACTTTACAAATTCCCCACTGCTGATCTTTAAGCTTACAATTGTGCCAGCAGGTTTTACAGATCACAAATTCATTTGACCTTTCATAAAGATATGACTCGATCACCATACCGTCCTCAACTCACTCGCATAGTCCTCAGGAGAGAAGAAGGTAATGCTCTCATCATGGAACATCTTTGAGAAAAACACATCGTTCCAGTAGTATCTGGAGAAGGGAGTTCTCGCCACAATATGAAAATTTGTCCTGAAATGGTTTCCAATTCTGTCCCCACAGAAGAAGGTAAAATTAAAGGCATTAAATCCCCTGCTTTCATAAAACTTCAGAATTTTGGTAATCCCTTCTGAAAATCCGGACAACTGATCTTCGCTCATCAATGCAAAATCCGTTTCCTCCGGAATACCTACAAAGTGCAAAAATCCCTTTGGCGCAAATGCTGCAAGCCAGTCTGTTTTCTTTGTTCTACCAATATATCTTTCTCCACCTTTTTCCTCTTCCACAAGTGCTGACCAATAATCTTTTCCGTGAAGCTCCATAAATTCATAGGCGCTCCACTCAAGTCGGGCAAAGAAGTCTGTAGAAGTTTCAGAGACAATGAGCTGTATATGTGGATGCATTACACTGCTTCCTGCAGATTTTAAATAGTTCATACCTATAGAAACGTAGAATTTTTGATTGGGAAGTTTATTCAAAAACTCTTGGATCAACTTGAACGCATCAAAGAAGTGAGAGTTTTTAAACTCTGAAAGGGGCAGATAGTGCCTTTCTGCAATACGCAGAATCAGAGAATACCTGGAATAAGGCATAATATTTGAAAATGCCAAGCATTCGCCACGCTTCCAAATAGCCCCTTTCATTATCTCGGGATCTCTTGCAGCCATATCTTCGACTCTTTCATTGCAGAAGGGACACCAATTTTTTGAATTAGCGATTTCGTCTTCAAAATCTCCGATCGCAGGTATAGGAATGTTTTTTCTTACAATCCTACTTGTTTGAAGTGTAAGTGGATCGTATCGGATCTCAACAACACTTTCTTCTACTTTGTCGCCGATCTGTATTTTTGATTTTTCAAATTCTTTTCGAAATTCCATAAATTTGATAGGTCTTGACAGATTTAAGTTTTACGAGAAGCTTTTTATTTCTACCCACACTTTAGCTGTGAAGATCGAAAGACCTCGAGGCACAAGAGATTTTTTACCAGAAGAGATGGAGAAAAGGAGACTAGTTGAAAGAAAACTCAGAGAGATTGCTGAATCTTTTGGATACAGAGAAGTTGCAACCCCTACCTTTGAGCATTCAGAACTCTTCAAGCTGAAATCCGGCGAGGGAATTATTGAGGAAATGTACGTTTTTAAAGATAAATCTGATAGAGAACTGGCTCTTCGCCCAGAACTCACTGCTCCAATTATGAGGTTTTTTGTGAACGAATGCAGTTCTCTTCCAAGACCAATTCGATTTTACTACTTTGGAAATTGTTTTCGTTACGAAAGACCACAAAGGGGACGCTATCGAGAGTTCTGGCAGTTTGGAGTCGAATTAATTGGTTCAGAATCCTATCTTGCAGATGCTGAAGTTATAATGCTGGCTGACAAAATGTTAA encodes the following:
- a CDS encoding adenosylhomocysteinase gives rise to the protein MEGFNKIAWAEKHMKVLEKIREELKRDKPLEGLKVGMALHVEAKTAVLVETLIDGGAEVAITGCNPMSTQDDVAEALRSMGIRCYAKRGMSVEEYYSAISKVADFKPDIVVDDGADLIFELHKRQQKVMGASEETTTGVIRLKAMEKEGALKFPVIAVNDAFTKFLFDNRYGTGQSTVDGIMRATNMLLAGKKVVVAGYGWCGRGIAMRCRGMGANVIVTEVDEVRALEALMDGFTVMDMDSASEIGDVFITATGNRDVVRLEHIRKMKDGAILANAGHFNVEVDVNTLEKVARNVREVRKNVKEYDLGNKKVYLLAEGRLVNLVAGDGHPIEVMDMSFSDQALAVRYIAENWEKLENRVYRLPEELDRKVARLKLETMGVKIDKLTEEQIKYLSDWRSGT
- a CDS encoding adenylate kinase family protein, with the protein product MIALTGTPGCGKSSVAQELKRRGYKVISVKEFAEMHKCIILQGKEVIIDVEKLSQFRFDGIVEGHLSHLLRPEISIVLRCNPLLIKKRLIERGWDYNKVMENVEAELIDVILVEALENCEKVYEVDTTGLRIEEVADVIEKILSGETEGFEPGKIDWISLLEDRIEEVTRYGGF
- the hisC gene encoding histidinol-phosphate transaminase — translated: MRKCIEFENYVPGKSIEEVKEIYGLERVVKLASNENPYGASPKAIEVVRNFTDLHRYPNPEYKVLREKLAEYTGWDANRIVIGAGIDGILETLFKILIDQGDEVIIPVPTFQYYGILTRLHCAREIRVQRDENFRIPYKIFEYLSNKTKLIILPFPNNPTGNTEDLKLVKELAESTKAIVFVDEAYVEFSDSKVDLDFENIVIARTMSKAFGLANLRVGYARLPEWLVKYYRSASTPFPVSTLAERAAIASLEDLEWMKWCVERIKTERERLFKELRGVTQAYPSQANFIFFRSKDWLAEELLKRGVIIRDCKSFGVSGYRVTVGKPDENDFFLEKLKELI
- the mfnA gene encoding tyrosine decarboxylase MfnA gives rise to the protein MDVLEELRSFREKDIPYSRVLSSMCTVPHEIAVKAHQLFIGTNLGDPGIFPGTVELEKKLISMLGELLHNKNCAGYICSGGTEANIQGIRAARNVKRKKDPNIVIPKTAHFSFEKICDILCVEIRRAGVDEEYRVDLAEVEKLVDDKTVAVVGIAGTTELGQIDPIVELSKIAEERVIPMHVDAAFGGLVIPFMEKPYPFDFQNEGVSSITIDPHKMGMATIPAGGILFKNDSFLRALEVETPYLTSKMQFTLTGTRPGTGVASAYAVLKSLGFEGMREIVKRCLKNTRILVEEMSLLGFEPVIEPVMNVVAFKTEKAEEIKQELYRRRWVISTIREPKAIRFVLMPHVTEEVIKNFISEFRRVI
- a CDS encoding molybdenum cofactor guanylyltransferase, with protein sequence MKIAVLMGGKGRRVGMEKAEIKICGKKLIEIAIHKYQEYKPIFVCRDDIQAEKYSKEYGVKCVCDIYRNFGALSGIHSALINAGDTVVVAIDMPFVKKRLLEFIFELGKKIDCDALIPKHEFPEPLLGYYSTRAIPEIEKSIKNGEKSIMTPLSRLKTVFYPAEELRKFDSSLISFFNINTMEDIRRAEEICSQTLLEGQ
- the moaA gene encoding GTP 3',8-cyclase MoaA, which produces MLTDSFGRTVKNLRIAVTNRCNLNCIYCHREGENNPGKEMSAERIAEIAEAFYELGVKKLKITGGEPLLRDDICEIISLMPEFEEISLTTNGMFLDDVAFDLKESGLDRVNISLDTLNPEIFRFITSGGDITRVIEGIRSAVEANLTPIKLNMVLMKNLNDMEVFKMLEFASSFNKGKTNVILQLIELIPNSKTKDFYLSPEKFEEEFSRISTAIKIRDMHKRKQFFTPFGIVEIVKPLENTDFCMHCNRIRVTSDGKIKLCLMSDETVNISNLCGDELKRAIIEAVKLRRPFFR
- a CDS encoding BtpA/SgcQ family protein, translated to MEKTVICVIHLKPLPGAPLHENFDDVLESALRDARAIEEGGADAVIVENYGDKPFLKSVGKETVACMSVIAWEIKKTTNLGIGINVLRNDAVSALAIAKAVKADFVRVNQLIFPSVAPEGFLLPEVGEVMRYKKLIQCNAMIFADINVKHAIHFASLEDYFINAERSLADAFIITGKATGMEPNIEDLKLAREHLFAPILVGSGLNENNARKLAEHCDGVIVGSYIKKHGKVDAEKVRKIVRAVKFT
- a CDS encoding DUF504 domain-containing protein, which translates into the protein MRRYSIREILNRLRWHPEYDFSKVVVIYLDRFQGFLEFKGDEVGEIGHKFVYLKSGTAIPQHRIVEIRYGGEIVWKRQ
- a CDS encoding ArsR family transcriptional regulator, which gives rise to MVRRAKLINDIVELIPIFQLLSSEYHRKVYSALLDNWLTIDELRKNFGDGFEETLRILKHAGMLEVRWRMPSDPAGKPEKEYHVSYTHISANFYVSLKEFNKILEIVFMPEDEMEEHLEKIRKEVELGRNSVGHIIKTLNYDPLFVRAIVKKSLKFNLKGQLIEFAKDEEI
- the cobA gene encoding uroporphyrinogen-III C-methyltransferase; amino-acid sequence: MVGKVYIVGAGPGDPELMTLKAYKLLKEADVILYDRLVGEEITKLIHTLGKTAIYVGKDGKGKERQIEINNLMKKFAEEGKKVLRLKGGDPTIFGRLWEEIDFLKANNIPFEIVPGVSSVNGVPACASIPLTHPDFGKAIVVIGGREVENYHDTLKNATLVVLMSGISASEISRNLIRIGFSEKTKVAVIQKGSLKDQKVSVSTLGQLSSEERSFESPALMVVGEVVRFVEKYNCPEI
- the amrS gene encoding AmmeMemoRadiSam system radical SAM enzyme, producing the protein MVIESYLYERSNEFVICKTCWHNCKLKDQQWGICKVRKNENGKLMVYNYGLASSIALDPIEKKPMHNYKPGSKVLSFGTVSCNFKCDHCQNFEISFADLTYPYLKELKPEDVLRLCQERGADGLAWTYNEPAIWHEFALDASRLAKDQGYFIVYVTNGYMTPEAIEQFKWLDAANVDVKAFTQRFYSKICKAKLENVLRTVEYMHKKGIFVEITYLVIPEENDSKDEIKEFAEWVVSVDKRIPVHFSRFHPDFKMMDKIATPITTLERAIKIAKDVGVEYVYIGNVWGHRFENTFCPNCGETLIERRGFYIGKINLEDTKCPTCGYKQNIVL